One window of Manihot esculenta cultivar AM560-2 chromosome 17, M.esculenta_v8, whole genome shotgun sequence genomic DNA carries:
- the LOC110604391 gene encoding pentatricopeptide repeat-containing protein At4g19440, chloroplastic yields the protein MDLRRLTFIKPTFVYHPITRPLTFVTSSIEQPPQMHTQEPSSHSQTQQQASNQSLVKCVFSILSNSSFDSSKCRQLLPHLCPHEFDRCFFAIESNVNPKTALKFFQFASDTCQYRFTVRSYCLLIRLLVFSNLLSPARLLFIRLIDGKLPVLFANDYQRRHFEIAMAIAELNSGFELVISVKVVDLLFHVYSTQFKHLGFGVAVDVFSLLASKGLFPSLKTCNLLLSSLVKANELKKSYEVFDMICRGGVTPDVYLFSTMVNSFCMGGRMEDAIGLFIKMEKMGIAPNVVTYNNIIHGLCKNGRLDEAFQFKEKMVKEGVNSSLITYSILVNGLVKLERFDEANCILKEMTDRGFVSNIVLYNTLIDGYCRTGHIYEALKIIRDNMVSKGISPNSVTYNSIIQGFCKSNQMENAEYVLEEMLSRGLVINQGVFTSVIHGLCLKSRFDSALKCTRKMLLRNLKPNDGLLTTLVSGLCKNGKQSDAVEFWFELLEKGFAANLATSNALIHGLCEAGNLREAAKLLKEMVDRGLKLDKISYNTLILGCCREGKVEEGFKLKEVMAKQGIEPDLYTYNLLLHGLCNKGKIEEAGMLWDECKRNGHVPNVYTYGVMIDGYCRANRVEEGEELFKEMVTMKMLPNSVVYNTLISAYCKCGNMIEAFRLRDDMRSGGIPLTSATYSSLIHGLCNIGLVDNANNLLDEMRKEGLLPNIVCYTALIGGYCRLGQMDKVDGVLQEMSLHKIHPNKITYTIMIDGHYKLGNMKEAYKLLGEMAEKGIVPDAITYNALTNGFSKEVKVEEAFKVCDQVSSRGLPLDKVTYTTLADGLHKPSAITNQESLK from the coding sequence ATGGATTTGAGAAGGCTCACTTTCATCAAACCCACCTTTGTTTATCATCCCATAACTCGCCCCTTAACATTTGTGACGTCTTCAATCGAACAACCACCTCAAATGCATACTCAAGAGCCTTCATCGCATTCCCAGACCCAACAACAAGCTTCAAATCAGAGTTTAGTTAAGTGTGTATTTTCTATTCTGTCTAATTCATCTTTTGATTCTTCTAAATGTAGACAACTCCTGCCTCATTTGTGTCCTCATGAGTTCGATCGTTGTTTCTTTGCTATTGAATCGAATGTGAATCCCAAAACCGCTTTAAAGTTCTTTCAATTTGCATCTGATACTTGCCAGTATCGTTTCACAGTACGTTCTTATTGCCTTTTGATCCGATTGCTAGTTTTTTCCAATCTTTTATCGCCGGCGAGATTGCTTTTCATCCGTTTGATTGATGGGAAACTGCCAGTTTTGTTTGCCAACGACTATCAGAGGAGACACTTTGAGATCGCTATGGCAATTGCGGAACTGAATTCAGGGTTTGAGCTGGTCATTTCAGTTAAAGTAGTTGATTTATTATTTCATGTTTATAGCACACAATTTAAACATCTGGGTTTTGGTGTTGCTGTTGACGTGTTTAGTTTATTAGCGAGCAAGGGTTTGTTTCCATCTTTGAAGACTTGCAATCTTTTGTTGAGTTCTTTAGTGAAAGCGAATGAGTTAAAGAAGAGCTATGAGGTGTTTGATATGATTTGTCGTGGTGGTGTCACTCCCGATGTTTACTTGTTTAGTACTATGGTTAATTCTTTTTGCATGGGAGGCAGAATGGAGGATGCCATTGGGTTGTTTATTAAAATGGAAAAAATGGGTATTGCTCCAAATGTTGTTACATATAACAATATTATACATGGTCTGTGCAAGAATGGAAGATTAGATGAGGCATTTCAGTTTAAAGAAAAGATGGTAAAAGAGGGAGTGAACTCAAGTCTTATAACTTATAGCATTCTCGTTAATGGTTTGGTTAAGTTGGAGAGATTTGATGAAGCTAACTGTATTCTGAAGGAAATGACAGACAGAGGTTTCGTGTCAAATATTGTTTTGTATAACACATTGATTGATGGATATTGTAGGACGGGTCATATTTATGAGgcactaaaaataataagagaTAATATGGTATCTAAGGGAATAAGTCCCAATTCAGTTACTTACAATTCAATCATACAAGGCTTTTGCAAGAGTAATCAAATGGAAAATGCTGAGTATGTTTTGGAGGAAATGCTATCAAGAGGTTTAGTAATAAATCAGGGTGTGTTTACTTCAGTTATTCATGGGTTATGTTTAAAGTCTAGGTTTGATTCTGCTCTAAAGTGCACTAGGAAGATGCTGTTAAGAAATTTAAAGCCTAATGATGGTTTACTGACCACGTTGGTTTCCGGGCTATGCAAGAATGGTAAGCAATCAGATGCTGTTGAATTTTGGTTTGAACTATTGGAAAAGGGTTTTGCAGCCAATTTAGCGACCTCAAATGCTCTTATACATGGGTTATGTGAAGCTGGTAACTTGCGAGAAGCTGCCAAGCTTCTTAAGGAAATGGTGGATAGGGGTTTGAAATTGGacaaaatttcatataataCACTCATATTAGGATGTTGCAGGGAAGGCAAAGTCGAGGAAGGTTTTAAACTTAAGGAAGTGATGGCAAAACAAGGAATTGAACCAGACCTATATACCTACAATCTGCTACTACATGGGCTTTGTAATAAGGGCAAAATAGAAGAAGCTGGTATGCTTTGGGATGAATGCAAAAGAAATGGTCATGTTCCAAATGTTTATACATATGGGGTCATGATAGATGGATactgtagagccaacagagttGAAGAGGGTGAAGAACTGTTCAAAGAGATGGTTACTATGAAAATGCTGCCAAATTCTGTTGTTTACAATACACTAATAAGTGCATATTGTAAATGTGGAAATATGATTGAAGCTTTCAGACTTCGTGATGACATGAGAAGTGGAGGCATACCATTAACTTCTGCCACATATTCTTCCCTCATACATGGGCTTTGCAATATCGGCCTTGTCGACAATGCAAATAACCTTCTTGATGAGATGAGGAAGGAGGGCTTATTGCCTAATATTGTCTGCTACACTGCACTTATTGGCGGTTATTGTAGGCTAGGGCAGATGGATAAAGTTGATGGTGTCTTACAGGAAATGTCTTTACATAAGATACATCCTAATAAGATTACTTATACTATCATGATAGATGGGCATTACAAATTGGGAAATATGAAAGAAGCATATAAGCTTTTGGGAGAGATGGCTGAAAAAGGAATTGTCCCAGATGCCATCACCTACAATGCCCTTACAAATGGGTTTTCTAAGGAAGTGAAAGTTGAGGAAGCTTTTAAAGTATGCGATCAAGTGTCCTCCAGAGGATTACCTTTGGATAAAGTTACATATACTACATTAGCTGATGGGTTGCATAAGCCCTCAGCAATCACAAATCAAGAATCTCTGAAATAG
- the LOC110604392 gene encoding coniferyl alcohol acyltransferase, translated as MEIHGKFEVYLTERSIVKAVHHLPKPQVLALSNLDLLSGRFPVTYFYFFRNPQGVSFPIIIESLKNSLSQTLSYFYPFAGRIVENPHTSEPEIICDNSGALLVEGHANIPLIKLNFYNLDQCLKGKLVSINPDFPLQVQVTTYTCSAVSLTISFDHALGDASAFGKFLLSWSEVAQNKPLSCIPDHRRNLHPRCPPTYHPLLDQLFAKCTIEDILHMPMTNIMLKRLYHVDVSSINRLQHVACENGNKRTKIEAFSAYIWKILVTAIDKKHTKCKMGWLVDGRGRLCGTQSSMSNYIGNVLSLAVGEATVAELKQGSISDIATNVHDAISKVTNEKHFLDLIDWIECHRPGLMLANIVLGRGGPALVLSSGRRFPVSELNFGFGNPVLGTVCSTIEKIGVAYVNQRPSARGDGSWTVSAILWPQLASALESDTIFEPMSESHLQL; from the coding sequence ATGGAGATTCACGGAAAATTTGAAGTCTACCTTACTGAAAGGAGCATTGTCAAAGCTGTACATCACTTGCCAAAGCCTCAAGTACTAGCTCTATCAAACCTTGATCTACTTTCTGGTCGGTTTCCAGTCACATACTTCTATTTCTTTCGGAATCCTCAAGGTGTTAGCTTCCCCATCATCATCGAGTCTCTGAAGAATTCTCTTTCTCAAACTCTCAGTTACTTCTATCCCTTTGCTGGCCGAATTGTTGAAAATCCTCACACTAGCGAGCCTGAGATCATTTGTGATAATAGTGGTGCTCTGCTTGTTGAAGGACATGCTAATATTCCTTTAATCAAACTAAACTTCTACAATCTTGATCAATGTTTGAAAGGGAAGTTGGTTTCTATCAACCCTGATTTTCCATTGCAGGTTCAAGTTACAACTTACACTTGTAGTGCCGTCTCATTAACGATCAGTTTTGACCATGCACTTGGAGATGCAAGTGCCTTCGGTAAATTCCTGCTCTCATGGTCTGAAGTTGCTCAAAACAAGCCATTATCTTGCATACCTGACCACCGGAGAAATCTTCATCCCCGTTGCCCTCCAACTTATCACCCTTTGTTGGATCAACTTTTCGCCAAGTGCACCATAGAAGACATACTACACATGCCAATGACCAACATCATGCTTAAACGTCTTTATCATGTAGATGTTTCCAGCATCAACAGACTACAACATGTGGCTTGCGAAAATGGCAACAAGAGAACAAAAATTGAAGCTTTCTCAGCCTACATATGGAAGATTCTGGTTACAGCTATTGACAAAAAGCACACAAAATGCAAGATGGGATGGTTAGTAGACGGACGCGGTAGACTTTGTGGAACTCAAAGTTCAATGTCAAATTACATAGGAAATGTATTGTCACTGGCTGTTGGAGAAGCAACTGTTGCAGAACTCAAGCAAGGGTCCATATCAGATATTGCAACCAATGTGCATGATGCGATATCAAAAGTTACCAATGAGAAGCATTTCTTGGATTTGATTGATTGGATCGAGTGCCATAGACCTGGTTTGATGCTTGCAAATATAGTGTTAGGCCGTGGTGGTCCAGCCCTAGTCTTGTCATCAGGGAGGAGGTTTCCTGTCAGTGAACTGAACTTTGGATTTGGAAATCCTGTGCTGGGCACAGTCTGTTCAACCATAGAAAAAATTGGAGTTGCCTATGTTAATCAACGACCCAGTGCCCGTGGTGATGGATCATGGACCGTGTCTGCTATCCTGTGGCCGCAACTAGCTTCTGCCCTGGAGTCGGACACCATTTTTGAACCAATGTCAGAAAGTCATCTTCAATTATAG